In Bos taurus isolate L1 Dominette 01449 registration number 42190680 breed Hereford chromosome 11, ARS-UCD2.0, whole genome shotgun sequence, one DNA window encodes the following:
- the NEURL3 gene encoding E3 ubiquitin-protein ligase NEURL3 isoform X2 yields the protein MPEEPRRMGAQICSQADAESPREALRFHAQAVGAQVRLDAERSTAYRRATFHDGIVFSQRPVRLGERVALRLLWHEHGWLGGLRVGFTRLDPARVSAPSLPPFLCPDLEQQSQTWAAMLPDGRASPGDVVRFWVNRRGQIFAQVNSGPQRRLREGVLMGAPLWAVMDLYGTTKAIELLDPTANGFPTTTPRVLSDEALPGPKGEECAICFHQVANTCLVPCGHTHFCSSCAWRVFRDTARCPMCRWEIKAVAPAWDPLVLGAGDGLPV from the exons ATGCCTGAGGAGCCCAGGCGGATGGGGGCCCAGATCTGCTCTCAGGCTG ATGCCGAGTCTCCCCGAGAGGCGCTCCGCTTCCATGCCCAGGCGGTGGGCGCACAGGTGCGCCTGGATGCTGAGCGGAGCACCGCGTACAGGCGCGCCACGTTCCACGACGGCATCGTGTTCAGCCAGCGGCCGGTGCGGCTGGGAGAGCGCGTGGCGCTGCGCTTGCTGTGGCACGAGCACGGCTGGCTGGGCGGCCTCCGCGTGGGCTTCACGCGCCTGGACCCCGCGCGCGTGTCCGCGCCCAGCCTGCCGCCCTTCTTGTGCCCGGACCTGGAGCAGCAGAGTCAGACCTGGGCGGCCATGCTGCCTGACGGCCGCGCGAGCCCGGGGGACGTGGTGCGCTTCTGGGTGAACCGCCGGGGCCAGATCTTCGCCCAGGTCAACTCGGGGCCCCAGCGGCGGCTGCGCGAGGGCGTGCTCATGGGTGCCCCGCTCTGGGCCGTGATGGACCTGTACGGGACCACCAAGGCCATCGAGCTGCTAG ATCCTACAGCCAACGGCTTCCCCACAACCACGCCAAGGGTCCTCAGTGATGAGGCTCTGCCTGGGCCCAAAG GAGAAGAGTGTGCCATCTGCTTCCACCAGGTTGCCAACACCTGCCTAGTCCCCTGTGGCCACACACACTTCTGCAGCTCCTGTGCCTGGAGGGTCTTCAGGGACACGGCCAGATGCCCCATGTGTCGCTGGGAGATCAAGGCGGTGGCCCCAGCTTGGGACCCTCTTGTTCTGGGTGCTGGAGATGGCCTCCCAGTATAG
- the NEURL3 gene encoding E3 ubiquitin-protein ligase NEURL3 isoform X1, with amino-acid sequence MPEEPRRMGAQICSQADAESPREALRFHAQAVGAQVRLDAERSTAYRRATFHDGIVFSQRPVRLGERVALRLLWHEHGWLGGLRVGFTRLDPARVSAPSLPPFLCPDLEQQSQTWAAMLPDGRASPGDVVRFWVNRRGQIFAQVNSGPQRRLREGVLMGAPLWAVMDLYGTTKAIELLDPTANGFPTTTPRVLSDEALPGPKAGEECAICFHQVANTCLVPCGHTHFCSSCAWRVFRDTARCPMCRWEIKAVAPAWDPLVLGAGDGLPV; translated from the exons ATGCCTGAGGAGCCCAGGCGGATGGGGGCCCAGATCTGCTCTCAGGCTG ATGCCGAGTCTCCCCGAGAGGCGCTCCGCTTCCATGCCCAGGCGGTGGGCGCACAGGTGCGCCTGGATGCTGAGCGGAGCACCGCGTACAGGCGCGCCACGTTCCACGACGGCATCGTGTTCAGCCAGCGGCCGGTGCGGCTGGGAGAGCGCGTGGCGCTGCGCTTGCTGTGGCACGAGCACGGCTGGCTGGGCGGCCTCCGCGTGGGCTTCACGCGCCTGGACCCCGCGCGCGTGTCCGCGCCCAGCCTGCCGCCCTTCTTGTGCCCGGACCTGGAGCAGCAGAGTCAGACCTGGGCGGCCATGCTGCCTGACGGCCGCGCGAGCCCGGGGGACGTGGTGCGCTTCTGGGTGAACCGCCGGGGCCAGATCTTCGCCCAGGTCAACTCGGGGCCCCAGCGGCGGCTGCGCGAGGGCGTGCTCATGGGTGCCCCGCTCTGGGCCGTGATGGACCTGTACGGGACCACCAAGGCCATCGAGCTGCTAG ATCCTACAGCCAACGGCTTCCCCACAACCACGCCAAGGGTCCTCAGTGATGAGGCTCTGCCTGGGCCCAAAG CAGGAGAAGAGTGTGCCATCTGCTTCCACCAGGTTGCCAACACCTGCCTAGTCCCCTGTGGCCACACACACTTCTGCAGCTCCTGTGCCTGGAGGGTCTTCAGGGACACGGCCAGATGCCCCATGTGTCGCTGGGAGATCAAGGCGGTGGCCCCAGCTTGGGACCCTCTTGTTCTGGGTGCTGGAGATGGCCTCCCAGTATAG